The DNA sequence TGATACATTtgcaacaacaaaatattatCTTTTGATGGCTATGTAATGTATGTACTATTTGCAGGTATCAAATGAACTCATGTTTGTTGACAATAATGTTTCACAAATATTGAGATGGATGGCGCGCAGCTGGACCAAAGAATGAAGTGCCAACATTTAGTGGATACAGGTTAATGGTGTTGATTTCAACACCAAGGAACGTGACAATCTTCTATCTGTTCAAAACAGTGGGGTATTTTTGCTTACTAATGCAATGCAAATTTCTAATGCAAGGAATAAAAACCCTAGAACAGATGATATGCACTTTTATGGTGTGATTAAGCATATATGGGAGTTGGACTACTACAAGTTTAGGGTACCTTTATTGAAATGTGATTGGGTAGAGAATGTTAGGGGCATCAAAGTAGATGAACTTGGGTTTACTTTGGTAAATTTGAATAGGATAGGGCACTTAAATGATGCTTTTGTCTTAGCTACGCATGTTAAGCAAATATTTTACATACAAGACCCCCTTGATGTGCAATGGTCAGTGTTAGTAAGGTGTTCAGATAAAAACTACCAATAGGCTAATGAAGATGAGGAGCTACAAGATATTGAAGTGGAACAGCAGCCATTTAATGCCACATTGCCAGTTGTTGAGACTTTTGATGACGTAGTTAGTGATGATCACATCAATTATATGCAACCTGGAGATGAAGCCATATgggttgaaaatgaaaatagtcaTCGTCACTTATAGGATTAGATAATAGGGTTGTTTATTCCTTGCACTTTTGTTTGCTTCAGGAGTCTTTGTATTGTGtgattattgatgaaatatatgAACCTTTTGAATATGTTAGTTGTTTTGTTAGCACTGGGTTCAATTTAGCTGCTAATGTGTTGTGTACTTGTGTATACTACGATGTGATATTTGTTTTCAGCCATTTATTTATACATATTGCTAACTGTTTGCTTGTTTCTTTCAAGTCATGGCTCCCCAGTCTAACAACATAGCCAAAGCTATAGCAATAGCACTAAGGATGAAGGCATTGCAAATGAAAAGAGGTGAAAAGATCGTGTTAAAACCAGCTGTTGAAGAGACTGATGTACCACCCAAATCTGCCTTTGCTAAGCAAGATGCAACCCCTAATAAAGCTGCAACCCCTAAGGAAGCTCAAGCGACATCAAGAAAAACAATGTTGAGACTTGCTTATCACTCTAAGAAATCTGCATCCCCAAAGAGAAGTGTATCCAAGCAAGCTGGTAAGTCCAAGAAGGCATCATATGCACGTAATGCTGGAAAGAGCAAGGCCCTTGATGAAGAAGACAACCTAACCGGTGGACTAAAGTTACTTAAACATGGGATGGTAATGATGAATCGCATTTCAAGGCAACTTATTCATGGAAAGAGGCTGAAAGTTCAGTCTAATGCTCAAGGGGAACCAATTGGAAAGGCAGCTAAGGAAATGCAATCCTATATTGGGGTATTGGCACGTACAAAGATCCCAATATCTATAAAAGATTGGAGAGAAGTGAAATTAGATGAGAAAGATAAAATCTGAGAAAGTATTGAGGTAATTGATATGACTATATGCTTCATTGTATGATCATGTTGTTAATATAGCTGTGTTGCTTGTATTCTGATTATTTTCATTAATAATGGGCAAATATTAAAGAAGGGTTTCCGCTTATGGTTTTGAACATATGCATGAAGCATTTGTGGTGCCTAAGGAGTGGAAGAAATTGGTTATTACCTCAGCCACCAATAAATGGAGAGAATTCAAGAGCAAGTTGACAAACTGGTACATTATACCATATTTGGATAACCCTGAACTATTGGAGTTCCCTCAAGATGATTATCGATCCATTGACCAACATGACTGGGATAAGTTTGTTGCTGATATATAGGACTACCGCAAAATTTCAAGTTTGCCAACTATTGAATTTTAGTCCAATTACAGATAATGCTTTTGTTCTATGTCTATATCGGTTCGAATCTTCAAGATGCTCTAATCTTGTGGACACTTCTACATACTCTTTGAAGGAACTTCGCGAGGCACAAATAAAAAAGAGGAAGGAGAATAAGTACCCTCATCGAATGACGTGAAAATGATATGCTAATCTTCAGGAAGAATTGGTTAGTATTCCCTTTTCTTGAGTACTTTACCgtataattgttcttccttgGATTTAGGACAAAGTAATGATCATTATACCTTCTATGTTCATATAGTCTGAAACAATACTGATCGAAGAACTTGATTGTGCGACAATGTGGGTAAAGGCACGACAAGACAAGACCGGCAACTTCAACGGGCCGGCAGTACAGAAGACAGTTGAAAAAATTGTAAGTTCAATTACAAGtgtaattattttgttatattttttataattaatttgcaTCACATATTCATGCATCTGATGCTTCTATTTTATGTTTTGTAATACCCGAGACACTTCCGAAATAAATCATCTTTACTGTCATAATATATGAATGTTTAGTAATAAGTAATTAGTGACAAAGTATATCTTTCTCAAATAAGAAGGATCAGGAGACCACGAGAAAATGGAATAAATATTTTCCGATTATCTTCACAGATTTGAGAAGTGAATAAAAGAATCGAACATATGAAAATTAGTTATTTCTAGTAAATGAAGAAATTGACTACTATTGATTTAGCAATGCGTAGCCAAAGAAATTTAAATGAATTGTATCTTCATATAacaaatttactatatactaaaacTCCTACACTATTCATTTTAATGTTCATCTTGAGGGTAGGAAATGACACTCTTGCCCTTGAGTTTAatacaataagaaaatgccCCAGTTTTAGTTTGTTCGGGAAGCCTCGAGTGAAGATAGCTTGGGTATAAAAACGCGCCAACAGTAGAAGACTAGAAGACTAGATGGTTCAGGTTTTTTCGAAGAAGAAGTAGATCGGAGATTGAGCCCAGAAGAAGAAACCGTTACCGTTTCTGAGATGCATGCTTCTCATCTTGGCTACCAGAAAAGGCCACCATAGAAGCACCCAAAGCTTCAGTTACAGAAAGCCACCCATTACTCTTCCAAAGATCTTTACTTTCAACTCTTTCCTCAATCGGAAGCCAGTTTGCTTGGATCAAGAAGCTTCCACCAGCCAAAAAGGTAACTTTTTTCATCTGGGTATTGGttaagttttgatctttatgtGAAAGCATTCCTCAGTTGGTAATTTTTCTGAAAAAGGGCGAATTTGTTGCTAAGCAATTTCAAGAAtccatattttttttgtttaattgggTGTGACTTTGATTTTTTCTAgattttcttatttgtttttatttgatattttctaggttttcttatttgtttttatttgattttttctaggttttcttatttgtttttataCACAGATGTTATTATTTAAGAAGACATTTGAGACTTGGATTTATATATGCTCCGTTTATATAGCATTGAAGGTGAGCGTTCTTTGAACTTCTAGACTGTACATGTCAAGATCATATGTTGAGCAAAGAGCTTAGCCACAGAGTTTCAGATTATTTTACTGTAACTGGAAGATTTCCTGTGTTTCCTAATCATGTTTGTAATTGAAATCAGGTCGACAGAACTCTCCCAGAAACCTTGATATTTAGGTTTTCATGACAGTTAATAAGAGCATGTTTGTGTTGTTGGTCTATGAATGAAACAATGCAATCATGCAATTGGTTTTCTGGTATGTTTTTGATcaatttcttttgcttctgtagaaaacaGGGGAGGGTAGGAGACTTGGAAAGGGAGGATTTCAAACATTTTTACCAAAATACTTGGTGATTTAATTCTGCTATGCTTTTCAAGTCATTCTTTTGCACATATCAACAGAGGTAAAAGGGTTTCTCTTAATGTTATTTGAtttcgttttgttttgtttttcggaATTTTAAAACACACTTATGATTATTGTAGCCATTTAGGCATTTAAGCATGACAtggtcccccccccccccctttgtAAACTAATAATAGTGAGTACAGATTTGTGATTAGAATAAATGCTGGGGTTTACGATGAGACTGAAGTCGCAAGAGAAAAAGTTAATATAATGTTGGTTGGAGATGGAATGAATAGAACCATAATTGCAGGGTCCAAGAGTTTTGCAGATGGGTTTTCAACTTTTGCCACATCTACTTTAAGTATGtgaattttcctttttcttttttaccaaTTTTTGATTATTATTTTTGGCGTGTTCTTAATAAGTAAAAGGTTCAATCTTTGCTGCTGTAATTGGGGACAAGATTTTGGCTAGGGACTTGAGTATTACCAACACAAAAGGTTCACAAAAGTTTCAGCCtgtgtttagggtttagggtaacAAAGGTAGATGGaataatttgtaaattaccaaaGAGAGAGATGGCAATCTGGCAAATGCTATCTTCACTATTGGAAAGAAGATAGAAAAACAACATGGAATTATAGTGACCCTGTTTGAAAGTCTTATCAAAACTTAATTAGTTTTATGCATCTTAGGCAAACTTTAATTGTAAATAGTTTGTTTGAAAGTCAGATCTTTGGCTGCATAATATTTTAGACACATTATTGTGCATAGAgttttatatatgttttggggTTCTATTGTACTGATCAGCTTTGGATAAATTAAGTACATTTGAAATTTAATACACATTCTGATTTTTAAATTAAAGAGTTTTTTAGTTATGGTTTCTATTGTTTATTTGGAAAACGCCTGATTTTgggtttccattttttttgttttgattgtatACTTTCATATTCAAGAGCTTAAATAAGATGAAATTGAGTTACTGGGTTTAATGTGCATGGAGTATGAAATTGAGTTCCTTTCATGCAATCACTCTTTATATGATTATGTAGGTATGTTATACTGTAAATTAATGAGCATATATGTGGATGTATCTCATATTTCtttccattcagttatccatcTTGAGATTGTGTGCGCGAGATTATTTAACTGATAATTTTTGGGGATATCATTTTATAGCTCAATAAATGATGTGTTTATGTCATTACATCTCATGCTTTATATATGAGCATAGTATTGAATATTTCAAGCATGTTTTTTATTGATGCAGTTTGTGGCAGGATGAACTATGGACATAGTTGAAACATAGCGAATCACCACAGTTCTAAGTATTCAGAAGAACTAAATTCAAAGAGATTTTTGACCAGTCCATCAATTGGAGTACTCAATGAAGGCAACAATAATGTTGTTAACTCGGATTACTTTACTTTGTCAAATTTAGTTATATAATGTATCCAGTGTTTATAATTGCTATTATATTAAGCTCAATCATATCAATAATAAAATTCAGGCAAATAACAGAATAAACagacccgcagcatcgcgcgggcttCCTGCTGCCTAGTATTTGTAAGTCTCTAACTCTAAGCCTACACATAATACCACGTCTTGCTGCCATATAGCAAATCTAGAAGGGAGAGAGTTCGGGAAGAGAAGAGGAAAGGAAGAGATCTATTAAAAAGGAGACACTTCTCTACATCTCTCTCTAAATCTCTTAACCAGAAGAGAAACTTGGTGGGGGAAATAAAATGTGGGAAGAAGACCCATCCATTTTGTTCTTGATGGCTACCCAATTCCTTACTAACTACCTATAGAGGATAGAgggagcagagagagagagagagagaaggcttCGAGGTCAGGATGttacaaatggtatcagagcggggaTTAGTTCCCTTGGGATTACCCTGCGGTGGAGGAAGATCTATGGTACCTTCAGGGCAAGTTCTGATTGCCAAGCCTGAATTTCACGAAACTCTGCTCGTCAGCTGACTTCGACGGCTAAACGCTCCATCTTCTGGTACTCAGGTGATCCTaacttcttcatgaaagttgctTAGAATTGTGTCTTCTAAACTGTGTTCAAATTTTATTGTTCAAATTTTATGAAAATCCAATGGTTGGATCTGCCCAAATCAAGGTAAAACTAATGACTCTTCATACAAATTTCTGGGTTGAGATAAAATGATGAATTGACTCCAATTCGTGTTTTCATGTTCTATTTCCCTTTAAAAAATCCGGATTTACTTTCTATTAATCTGGGTTTCAGTCTAATAGATGCAGTTTAAGTTGCTCAATGCTTGATATGTGAAAATTTGGACATTAGTGTATTTCTGGTATTGTTTATCATAAACTCTGGTTTGTTCATACGGAATTTGATTATTGCCTTTGTTTCTGACCCTTTGTATTATAAGATAATAATTGCTCAATCACTGAATTACCACAGCTCAGACATTTTAAGATTTGcttgatacatatatatttgtctagacacttatatgtttaTTGTAGATGCAAGATTTAGGATTGTACAAACACAGTTCCGTGGTGAAGAGAATGCCCCCAGTAAAGCAGAGTCCTAAGTATTTAGTGTTCTGCTATTGATTTATTTAGCTACTATATGGTATGTATTTATGTATATTGATATTGGGTGGATGTGAGGACACAATAACCTTGGGACTGCAGGTAAGCTAAGGTAAACTACTCTTGGTTTATTGATTATAGTATATGTCTTACGATTGCAAGAATTTTTTTTAGATTCTTGAAATCCACTTGTGTACAATTATCATCATCAAATGCTATATGTAATTATGTTGTGGTCGCTGGGAGTCATAGAGGGATAATAAGCCCTCATTTGATGACTGTTATTCATTTCAGTAACATGTTTCCTATGTCTGTACAAGTATTCTAACTACGGGTAAGAGTTTGAAATTCTTAAATTAACACATGGTCCTATGGAAAGAAAACCTTGGTGCTTTAGGGTAGTGTACGTATGTCATCAAAAGTGAGAAGTTCAATGGATAAGTGGGTTGCTGCCCGATCGTTTTACATTGACATAAGGACTTGTAAAGGATTGTAATAAATTGTGCTTGGATATTCTTGAAGGTGATTACTGACTCATTTATTGAGAGATTGTGCACTTGTGCAGGAGTAAACCCATTCTCgtagagaagagaaaaagaagaagaagagaataacTGCATTAGTTTCTGTTTTCTTGTAAAAGTTGAAATTTCAGTTGTTCTTTTTACATCTTTGATGGTTGGCTTTTATATTCTATGTATTTGCATGTGTAATGATGTATGGGTGAATGAAAGCTCGGGAAGGATGCAATAGTCTCCGGAATGCAGTTATATATTCGGGTAAGTTACTCCTTTTAAGTAATCAGTTAGTTTCTATAAATTTTATACCTAGCTATTTTGTTTGGGCTCAAATATATTTGCATGCATGACTTGGCCTGGGTTAAATCAGTCATTATATTGATGTATATGTCTGCATATATAACCTGCTTATAGATATAAGTGAGATTGAAATCGTCAAATAATAATGGTTTactgaaaggaaattaaaggcAATGAAATTCTTTTGTGATCTGAAGGAATTTTAATCCGGTTAGGCCCGGGATAAAAGTAAGGAGGGATCGAGTTCCCTTGGGTGAAAGACCCTAAACCTGATTGGGGCTCGTGGATTCGAGCGGATAATTAAGTAGGGATTGTGCCTCTTTAGGGTGGAAGACCCAAAACCCAATCGGGGATCCGATTAGTACGGGGTGTGCTCGGTGGCCGTAATGCGAGCAATGGGCCTAACCGGGgtaaagaggaaaagaaagaaatgataCATAGTaggtgaaaatgaaaatgaatacTTGTGACAATAGTCAATTTGTATGGCAAGGCCAGGTGCGGACGgatttttatggatttatggatgTTAAGACCAGGCATGGTCTAATCTGAATTGGAAAATTCGTGGTATAAATTTAAGCTTGCTCAAGTCATTGAGTAGCTCTTGGGAGACATGAAATATTATATTAAGGTTGGGAATCCAACTAAAACCACCATTCATGGTTCTCTAATGCTTGAATATATGCTGGGTAAGAGTATTCATGATATCTGCGAGCTTATGCTAATAATGGTTTGGCAGAATTCCCACATATACTATTGCTTGTAAATAAATAAGCTTGGCAAGCATTTCACGTCTACTCAAGTGCTCCATATGCTTGAATACAAGTACGTTTAATTGTCGATCTCTTGCTTTGGTACGTCCTTTTACAGTGCATAAATAATTGATTTTGCCTTTATGAATCACGTATTACTTTGATGGCTTTTGTGGTTTTATGTGCAATCATGGGAATAGTTACCTGTATGGGCGTATAGGTGCAGAAAAATCTTGTCATGAACCTTGTTTAAATTATCCTTAAATGACAGAGTGGTAATTCTAATGAGGCAAGAGATATAAAAGGGAGGAATTATATGATTCACAACCACCACCCTTTGTCTAAAACTTTGTTACCAAAGTCCATGAGGAAGTTCGTATTACTATGCCGATTCGGCAAGTTTGACTGCCTTGAGATGCATAAGCATATTATTTGGGCATGAATTCAATAAATAAGAATACTGGTAGAAGAGAACTTCTCTGCCCTGCATGAGTCGTATTAACAGAGTTCAACCCCTCGtgacgggggggggggggggggggggggggggggggggagagggaATAAAAAGTGCAAAGAAGACCCATCCATTTTGTTCTTGATGGCTACCCAATTCCTTACTTACTACCTATAgaggatagagagagagagagagagagagaggtcaggATGTTACATGTTTACAGGacaaactaaaacaaaaattcTGTGAAGGTGAAGTGAATACTTCTGGATCAGATGATATTCTAACATTGGCATTGGGAAACCCCGAGGCCCTCGGCAGGGTACGAGGTGTTGATGGCTTTGTCAAGTCGGCTGCTTACTTTAATATACCAAAACACCAAAAGGAATATGTAGAAGACACCTTGAGGTGAGTGTGAAGGGGATATTAGCTGAAGAGAAAGAAACTATCATTGCCAATGAAAGAGCTAAATGGGAGTTAGAGATGGAACAACACATTGCCAAGGAAAGAGCTGCTTGGGAGGATAGGTTTAAGAAGTTGGAAGAAAAGGTTGCGAGGAAAGAGGTTGACAATGATTCTCCAAAAACGTTGACACCAATGAATGATATTAGTTCTGGACAAGGTAGCTGTTCTCGGCAAAATGACTAGGGCATAAAGGTTGGTGAAACTGAGCTTGCTAAAACTGTCAAGAAGAAGTTAATCTTGAATGATGCTGCACAAGTGGATGTTGAAGAGGAGACTGCTATGCCGCTTCTGGATAGTAAATTGAGCAGCAAATTTGCATCGATTATTGAGGATGATGTTGGGAAAGTTGGTAGACCTCTCATTAAGACTAAATTTTGGGAAGAAGTTCCGGTAAACTACACCCTATTACCTTACCTTCCTACCTTTACTTTATGTAACCCTTATGGTTAGATTGATAGATCATACTTACTGATGCAAGCCGATTTCTGAAATATAATTTATGCAACTGTTTCAGAAACCTCAGGTTAGGACCAATACTGTCAAGTTGGAGTCTAAAGTAGCAATAAATTCGTTGGATAATGTAGTTGCTTTTGGAACCATTGTTGAAGTTGATATTGAGGCCAGCATACAAACAATCCTTGGTGTTCCAATGGGAGAGGAAAATGTGCGCGTGTCAGTCACCAAAGCTATTGTTGAAGATGCTTTGCTACAATTTCCTCTCAAAGATGAGATTGTCAAAATACGCGATGCGATTGGCACATGTGTTGCTTGGCCTAAAAACTTGATTATACCACCCACAGTTGAGCAAAAGGTAATTTCCTTTCTTAATTAGTACATTTTCATAAACCCTAAACTATTTTTATCTaataatgatgcatgttatTGTTTACAAATATAGTAGGGAGAAAAGCGTAAAATTGTGAAGAAGAGAAATAGAGACATATATGATGATGATCATCATGATGACCTTGAAAACCTACCAGTCAAGTTGCCTTTACCCCTAAAGATGTTGTGCCAATGGGCCAACACATTCTTAAAGGATGGGGTCACCATCCACACCAGTTTGGGAGAAGAGCTTTTCGGCCATCCAAAGAAGGTAGCTATCTTCAGGAGGGATGTGTATGCCATGACCAACATGAAGGAGATATTGAGCAGCTCATTAGTGATGTATATGAGGTTTGTAGTGCACATTAAATCTGTTAAATTTTATTAGGTTGTATGGTGGCCATCTTCAATGTTGTAATTGTTGTGAAACTAAATCTGTTGTTTTTGTAGCTACCTCCATCAGGttttgaagaaaacaaagatgcTGGAAATGAACGCCTTCATAGACCCTGCTCACACTGGTGCACTTGGGTGTGGAAACCCAACAGAACGAGCTCGTTCTCTAGCTGTTCGGTATGGAAATGGGAAGTCTGGCTAGGTTTTTCTAGTTCCCTATAACTCAGGGTAAGCAATTTTGATTAGACCTTACCTCCTAATATCTACAGTATATATGCGTGTTATCTTCATTAATTTGTTTGGGTATTGAGTTGAACATTTTAATGTTAGTTGTCATTGGATGTTGACAGTTATGAACCCCGGTGAAGAGGTAGTGCACTTTATGGATCCATTAAAGAGGCGACTCATCACCAGTGAATGGAGAACTATTGTGGAAGAGTAAGTGGCTTCTAGATTCAATTTGGTCCAATGTA is a window from the Rosa chinensis cultivar Old Blush chromosome 2, RchiOBHm-V2, whole genome shotgun sequence genome containing:
- the LOC112184523 gene encoding uncharacterized protein LOC112184523 isoform X1, translated to MPLLDSKLSSKFASIIEDDVGKVGRPLIKTKFWEEVPKPQVRTNTVKLESKVAINSLDNVVAFGTIVEVDIEASIQTILGVPMGEENVRVSVTKAIVEDALLQFPLKDEIVKIRDAIGTCVAWPKNLIIPPTVEQKGEKRKIVKKRNRDIYDDDHHDDLENLPVKLPLPLKMLCQWANTFLKDGVTIHTSLGEELFGHPKKVAIFRRDVYAMTNMKEILSSSLVMYMSYLHQVLKKTKMLEMNAFIDPAHTGALGCGNPTERARSLAVRYGNGKSG
- the LOC112184523 gene encoding uncharacterized protein LOC112184523 isoform X3, whose protein sequence is MPLLDSKLSSKFASIIEDDVGKVGRPLIKTKFWEEVPKPQVRTNTVKLESKVAINSLDNVVAFGTIVEVDIEASIQTILGVPMGEENVRVSVTKAIVEDALLQFPLKDEIVKIRDAIGTCVAWPKNLIIPPTVEQKGEKRKIVKKRNRDIYDDDHHDDLENLPVKLPLPLKMLCQWANTFLKDGVTIHTSLGEELFGHPKKVAIFRRDVYAMTNMKEILSSSLVMYMRF
- the LOC112184523 gene encoding uncharacterized protein LOC112184523 isoform X2; the encoded protein is MQLYIRKPQVRTNTVKLESKVAINSLDNVVAFGTIVEVDIEASIQTILGVPMGEENVRVSVTKAIVEDALLQFPLKDEIVKIRDAIGTCVAWPKNLIIPPTVEQKGEKRKIVKKRNRDIYDDDHHDDLENLPVKLPLPLKMLCQWANTFLKDGVTIHTSLGEELFGHPKKVAIFRRDVYAMTNMKEILSSSLVMYMSYLHQVLKKTKMLEMNAFIDPAHTGALGCGNPTERARSLAVRYGNGKSG